In Penicillium psychrofluorescens genome assembly, chromosome: 5, a single window of DNA contains:
- a CDS encoding uncharacterized protein (ID:PFLUO_007911-T1.cds;~source:funannotate), producing the protein MDRSHKPSAIGVGASLPQPSVDIQDNTVKATLPTGQSVTIHLYGATVTSWKTANGEQLFLSQKAHLDGSKPIRGGIPLVFPVFGPPPSNHATSSLPQHGFARNSTWEFLGKSSSESLGKDQSQEVLSVKLDFGLSHGMLSEEFRKAWPYEFGLVYSITLTKDALETTLQVRNEGKQNFEFQVLMHTYLNVEDISKVRVKNLENKNYVDKTRGATSHTESSPALAITQETDRVYQALDPTVPIVVSTADDKALFSITREALTDVVVWNPWAEKAKGMADFAPDDAYKNMICVEAGTVSAWQTLEAGDAWEGGQSIKSRL; encoded by the exons ATGGATCGTTCCCATAAACCCTCCGCCATCGGCGTGGGTGCATCCCTGCCTCAGCCTTCCGTCGATATCCAAGATAACACCGTCAAAGCCACCCTGCCCACCGGCCAGTCCGTCACCATCCACCTATACGGCGCCACCGTGACGTCGTGGAAGACCGCCAATGGCGAGCAGCTGTTCCTCAGCCAAAAAGCCCATTTAGACGGCTCCAAGCCGATTCGAGGCGGCATTCCGCTCGTGTTCCCC GTGTTCGGCCCCCCGCCTTCCAACCACGCAACCTCCTCCCTGCCACAGCATGGCTTCGCCCGTAACTCTACCTGGGAGTTCCTGGGCAAGTCGTCGTCGGAGTCACTAGGCAAGGACCAAAGCCAGGAGGTTCTCTCGGTGAAGCTAGATTTCGGATTGTCGCATGGCATGCTGAGCGAGGAGTTCCGGAAAGCCTGGCCGTATGAGTTTGGTCTCGTGTACAGCATCACTCTTACCAAGGACGCGCTGGAGACGACGCTTCAGGTGCGCAACGAGGGTAAACAGAACTTTGAGTTCCAGGTTTTGATGCATACGTATCTGAATGTTGAG GACATCTCCAAGGTCCGGGTCAAGAACCTCGAAAACAAGAATTACGTCGACAAGACTCGCGGCGCCACTTCTCACACTGAATCCTCCCCCGCGCTGGCGATCACCCAGGAAACAGACCGTGTCTACCAGGCTCTTGATCCCACCGTCCCGATTGTTGTCTCTACTGCCGATGACAAGGCGCTTTTCTCGATCACGCGGGAGGCTTTGACCGACGTCGTAGTGTGGAATCCTTgggccgagaaggccaagggcATGGCTGACTTCGCACCGGATGACGCATACAAGAACATGATCTGTGTTGAGGCCGGCACGGTGTCGGCGTGGCAGACCCTCGAAGCTGGTGATGCGTGGGAGGGCGGACAGAGCATTAAATCTCGCTTATGA
- a CDS encoding uncharacterized protein (ID:PFLUO_007912-T1.cds;~source:funannotate), translating into MAMAEKHLSQDGEKVSNEAAMDEVRLEAALGHKQELVRNFSLWSLTSLGIVIANSWASTGGTIVAALQNGGPMAVLYGLVLVSIFYTAISASLAELASSMPSAGGVYYWSSVLSRNRGRAAGFFTGYLNACAWLLSASSMSSMLGNEAVAMYLLRHTEVRWRSWQVFVVFQIVNWTCCAIVCLGNRFIPLINRIALTLSMCGLVTTVVVLAVMPKTHASNKQVWTTYYNRTGGWSDGVCFMTGLLNAAFAVGVPDCISHLSEEVPKPEIKVPQGIMLQMLTAFITSFVYLIALFYSIQDLDAVFSSTIGFFPTAEIYRQATGSNTGAIGLIAVLFLATFPTLIGTFVTGGRMWWSLARDNATPFASYFAYVDPSFNCPVRATVAMSAMVTCLGCIYVGSATAFQALISSFIVLSSLSYFGAILPHVLSGRRNMVPGPFYMGRRLGMIVNLVALMYILVTVVFFCFPLVRPTTAKNMNYTSVIIVGLMALTALWWLLQARRVYQGPKYSFEAAERLTAFQEGKEGRRVITELADMTTN; encoded by the exons atggcgatggcTGAGAAGCATTTATCTCAAGATGGGGAGAAAGTGAGCAATGAAGCTGCGATGGATGAGGTGCGACTCGAAGCAGCGTTGGGACACAAACAGGAGCTGGTGAGGAATTTTTCGCTCTGGAGTTTGACCAGCCTGGGGATTGTCATTGCCAA TTCATGGGCTTCAACTGGAGGAACCATCGTGGCGGCCCTCCAGAACGGTGGCCCAATGGCAGTTCTCTACGGACTCGTTCTTGTCAGTATCTTCTACACGGCTATTTCAGCTTCCCTGGCCGAACTCGCCTCGTCCATGCCCTCCGCTGGAGGCGTGTACTACTGGTCTTCGGTGTTGAGCCGGAATCGCGGCCGTGCAGCAGGATTCTTCACGGGATATCTCAACGCTTGCGCATGGCTCCTATCTGCATCGTCTATGAGCTCCATGCTAGGCAACGAGGCAGTGGCCATGTACCTACTCCGACACACCGAGGTGCGCTGGCGCTCCTGGCAAGTGTTTGTGGTATTTCAAATTGTGAACTGGACCTGCTGTGCGATTGTCTGTTTGGGGAATCGGTTTATCCCATTGATCAACCGTATTGCCCTGACTCTATCCATGTGTGGACTTGTCACGACGGTGGTGGTTCTGGCCGTCATGCCTAAGACACACGCGAGTAATAAGCAGGTGTGGACGACATACTACAATCGGACTGGTGGATGGTCGGACGGGGTCTGCTTCATGACAGGCTTACTGAATGCTGCTTTCGCAGTGGGTGTGCCTGATTGTATCAGCCACTTATCGGAAGAGG TTCCAAAACCCGAGATCAAAGTGCCTCAAGGAATCATGCTCCAAATGCTAACAGCATTCATCACCTCCTTCGTCTACCTGATCGCCCTCTTCTACTCCATCCAAGACCTCGACGCCGTCTTTAGCAGCACAATAGGCTTCTTCCCCACAGCCGAGATCTACCGACAAGCTACAGGATCCAACACCGGTGCCATCGGGCTAATCGCCGTGTTATTCCTCGCCACATTCCCAACCCTCATCGGCACCTTCGTGACCGGTGGCCGGATGTGGTGGAGTCTAGCCCGTGATAACGCCACCCCCTTCGCATCATATTTCGCCTACGTTGATCCCTCCTTCAACTGCCCCGTGCGTGCGACTGTTGCCATGAGCGCGATGGTCACCTGTCTGGGCTGTATATATGTGGGCAGCGCGACGGCCTTCCAAGCCCTAATTTCCTCATTCATCGTGCTGAGCTCATTATCCTATTTCGGGGCTATCCTCCCGCATGTCCTCTCCGGAAGACGCAATATGGTCCCTGGACCATTCTATATGGGCCGCAGGTTGGGAATGATTGTTAACCTCGTCGCTCTGATGTATATCCTCGTCACGGTCGtgttcttctgcttcccGCTCGTGCGACCCACCACGGCCAAGAACATGAACTACACCAGCGTCATCATCGTTGGCTTGATGGCATTGACTGCGCTGTGGTGGTTGCTACAGGCTAGACGCGTGTATCAGGGCCCCAAGTACAGTTTTGAGGCAGCGGAGAGATTGACCGCGTTccaggagggcaaggagggTCGTCGGGTTATTACAGAATTGGCGGATATGACTACTAATTGA
- a CDS encoding uncharacterized protein (ID:PFLUO_007913-T1.cds;~source:funannotate): protein MDPKDYSRVMADPKQVRDRIFGSKIVIGLEQCMLFSTWGVKTCMLILYFRITQNLRSNLYIKILAVYVAVGFFVIMVTYYGIYCRPFSQYWAMPVKNMQCATYQHYSITQAVFNISSDAVIFAIPIPLLIRAQLKRRRKIVLMCVMSLGLFTIVAAILNKYFNFASPYTTTYQIWYIREASTAIYVANLMCWWPLLRKIFNLKAFQYNSNRGRRARGPNDPNKDSNGLSQSVTSQSRPSFSLPRSLHFIRPPCRKGANNNAANRHDRGPQRSSQEAITQVDVSDDYDDFNRIEAVDAVPLEDWDKYEERGIDTEDDSQASVARSDKALSKRDDMSVDRIYHAA, encoded by the coding sequence ATGGATCCGAAGGACTATAGCAGGGTCATGGCTGACCCGAAGCAAGTCCGCGACCGGATCTTCGGGAGCAAGATCGTTATCGGGCTGGAGCAGTGCATGCTGTTCTCAACCTGGGGAGTGAAGACATGCATGTTGATTCTCTACTTCAGGATTACCCAAAACCTGCGATCAAACCTCTATATCAAAATCCTCGCGGTATACGTGGCTGTCGGATTCTTCGTGATCATGGTCACCTATTACGGAATATACTGCCGACCATTCTCCCAATACTGGGCTATGCCGGTGAAGAACATGCAGTGCGCAACATACCAGCACTATTCGATCACACAAGCCgtcttcaacatctcctccgATGCCGTGATATTCGCCATTCCGATCCCGCTTCTTATCCGGGCACAGCTCAAGCGCCGCAGGAAGATCGTGCTGATGTGCGTGATGAGTCTGGGTCTATTCACCATTGTCGCTGCGATCCTTAACAAGTACTTCAATTTCGCCTCGCCATACACCACCACCTACCAGATCTGGTATATCCGCGAAGCCAGCACTGCCATCTATGTCGCCAACCTAATGTGCTGgtggccgctgctgcgcaagatcttTAACCTGAAAGCTTTCCAATATAACAGCAATCGGGGCAGGCGAGCCCGCGGCCCGAACGACCCGAACAAGGACAGCAATGGTCTATCTCAATCTGTCACCTCACAGTCCCGCCCATCATTTTCGTTGCCCCGTTCCTTGCATTTTATCCGACCACCCTGTCGCAAAGGCGCGAACAACAATGCAGCAAACCGGCATGATCGTGGTCCTCAGCGGTCGAGCCAAGAAGCTATTACCCAGGTCGACGTCTCAGATGACTATGACGATTTCAACCGCATCGAAGCTGTCGATGCTGTCCCTTTGGAGGATTGGGACAAATATGAAGAACGAGGAATTGACACCGAGGATGACAGTCAAGCATCGGTTGCCCGGTCTGATAAAGCTCTTTCGAAGAGAGATGACATGTCTGTGGACCGCATCTACCACGCCGCCTAG
- a CDS encoding uncharacterized protein (ID:PFLUO_007915-T1.cds;~source:funannotate) gives MGLSPHQTEAGQPRQPDSPGEIRLPVHADDLDSPAHDIDLSSSDSDSESVNTAVFAGTSPGFNRSRAPAPLLKPGHRRFPSVDEDVQDDDHDSEPGRPDTAQDKPVTWMSLPKRGQLMILTCARLSEPLTQTSLQAYMFYQLKSFDPSLPNSTISRQAGILQGSFTAAQFLTAVWWGRLADAEWMGRKRVLLIGLMGTCISCLGFGFSRSFVSAAVFRTMGGALNSNVGVMRTMISEIIVEKKYQSRAFLLLPMCFNIGVIIGPILGGSLADPTHSFPQIFGPGSVFGGKDGVWWMQRWPYALPNVLSAIFIFASLNAVFFGLDETHEVARYRTDWGRSLGKRIVQALSRRPRHYRPLPRSGDDDSMYLEGSVGTWSGPSSPVHTRAPQPPRKHKRPGFRQIWTRNVLLTLLVQFLLAIHTSAFNAMTFVFLPTPRAPENSRTGFFHFSGGLGLPSSRVGLATAIIGIIGLPLQILFYPMVQSKLGTLTSFRVFLPLSPLSYILMPFLVVLPRLVWVVWPCFAVVVGLQVMSRTFVLPAAVILVNNCATDPSVLGTVHGVAQSIASAARTLGPFLGGWGLGWGLEHNMVGAVWWVLAAEALTGWFVLWTIHEGKGIERKKVEVEEEEEEE, from the exons ATGGGGCTCTCTCCCCACCAAACAGAGGCGGGCCAACCCCGTCAGCCCGACAGTCCAGGCGAAATCCGCCTTCCTGTTCACGCCGACGACCTAGATTCGCCCGCACACGACATCGACCTATCATCCTCGGATAGCGATAGCGAGAGTGTGAACACCGCGGTTTTCGCTGGTACCTCCCCAGGTTTCAATAGAAGCCGAGCACCGGCGCCACTGCTGAAACCCGGCCATCGAAGATTTCCATctgtggatgaagatgtgcAAGACGACGACCATGACAGCGAGCCCGGTCGACCTGATACTGCGCAGGACAAGCCGGTGACATGGATGTCGCTGCCGAAGAGAGGGCAGCTGATGATCTTAACATGTGCTCGGCTGTCGGAGCCCTTGACGCAGACCTCGCTGCAGGCGTATATGTTCTACCAGCTCAAGTCGTTTGATCCTTCGTTGCCAAACTCGACTATTTCACGACAGGCGGGTATTCTTCAAGGCAGCTTCACCGCCGCGCAGTTCCTGACTGCTGTCTGGTGGGGCCGGCTGGCTGACGCGGAATGGATGGGCCGGAAGAGAGTTCTGCTTATCGGGTTAATGGGAACCTGTATCTCATGCTTGGGGTTTGGTTTCTCTCGCTCGTTCGTGTCCGCGGCGGTGTTTCGGACGATGGGTGGAGCCCTGAACAGCAACGTGGGTGTGATGCGGACCATGATTTCGGAGATCATTGTTGAAAAGAA GTACCAATCGCGTGCATTCCTGTTGCTGCCGATGTGCTTTAATATCGGAGTGATCATTGGTCCTATTCTGGGAGGCTCGTTGGCCGATCCCACTCACAGTTTTCCACAGATTTTTGGACCCGGGTCCGTGtttggaggaaaggatgGTGTATGGTGGATGCAGCGGTGGCCGTATGCCTTGCCAAATGTGCTGAGCGCGATCTTCATCTTTGCGTCTCTGAACGCGGTATTTTTCGGACTCGACGAG ACACACGAAGTTGCACGCTACCGAACAGACTGGGGTCGATCCTTGGGTAAGCGAATAGTACAGGCTCTATCACGACGCCCGCGGCACTACCGCCCTCTACCCCGATCCGGGGACGATGACTCCATGTACCTAGAGGGTAGCGTGGGAACATGGTCTGGACCATCCAGCCCAGTGCATACACGCGCCCCGCAACCACCTCGAAAACATAAACGCCCTGGCTTCCGACAGATCTGGACTCGGAATGTTCTGCTCACGCTTCTGGTGCAGTTCTTGCTCGCCATCCATACTAGCGCCTTCAACGCCATGACTTTTGTGTTTTTGCCTACGCCGCGAGCTCCCGAGAATTCCAGGACCGGCTTCTTCCACTTCAGCGGTGGCCTGGGCCTTCCATCGTCTCGCGTCGGGCTGGCGACCGCCATTATCGGTATTATCGGCCTGCCTCTGCAAATCCTCTTCTACCCGATGGTGCAATCCAAACTGGGCACACTTACCTCCTTCCGTGTCTTCCTTCCTTTGTCACCGCTGTCATACATCCTCATGCCTTTTCTCGTTGTTCTCCCTCGCCTCGTCTGGGTCGTCTGGCCCTGTTTTGCCGTGGTCGTAGGTCTGCAAGTCATGTCACGAACCTTTGTACTGCCCGCAgccgtcatcctcgtcaacAACTGCGCCACGGATCCGTCCGTTTTAGGGACGGTTCACGGTGTGGCGCAGAGTATTGCCAGCGCTGCTCGTACCCTCGGCCCTTTTCTGGGTGGCTGGGGCCTTGGATGGGGCCTCGAACATAACATGGTTGGGGCCGTGTGGTGGGTCCTTGCGGCCGAGGCTTTGACGGGCTGGTTTGTGCTGTGGACAATCCACGAGGGGAAAGGTAttgagaggaagaaggtggaggtggaggaggaagaggaagaggaatga
- a CDS encoding uncharacterized protein (ID:PFLUO_007916-T1.cds;~source:funannotate), which produces MSDSIPSATADPDATDQPLPANAEDRKAAAALNSLNTNEVGTEGGPAKPPAGTDQEALGKAMSRLEIAAGQGAAKKGPAEMQKKETVPKKNVKVAATDVTLLVDQLDLNKTKATELLKAHDGDAGKAMLAFVSPSVRV; this is translated from the exons ATGTCCGATTCCATCCCAtctgccaccgccgaccCTGATGCAACAGATCAACCCCTCCCCGCTAACGCGGAGGACCGCaaagctgctgcggcgctGAACTCGCTCAACACCAATGAGGTGGGCACTGAAGGAGGCCCCGCTAAGCCGCCTGCGGGGACAGATCAAGAGGCTTTGGGGAAGGCGATGAGTCGATTAGAGATTGCGGCGGGACAGGGTGCCGCGAAGAAAGGCCCGGCTGAaatgcagaagaaggagactgtgccgaagaagaacgtCAAGGTTGCGGCGACGGACGTGACTCTTTTG GTTGATCAACTTGATTTGAATAAGACCAAGGCGACGGAGTTGCTGAAGGCGCATGATGGGGATGCCGGGAAGGCAATGCTGGCTTTTGTTTCGCCTTCGGTCCGTGTGTGA
- a CDS encoding uncharacterized protein (ID:PFLUO_007917-T1.cds;~source:funannotate), giving the protein MADWSPTSWVNKPIKQDVVYEDAEGMKEALSKLQRLPPLVTTQEIVRLKESLRNVALGKAFVLQGGDCAELFDYCNQDMIEAKVKLLLQMSLVLIWGANKPVIRIARIAGQFAKPRSKPTEMVNGVELPAFRGDNINGYSADAESRRPDPSRLVSAYFHSAATLNWLRAALSSGLADLHSPLDWGLGHVRTPSIKEQYSRIVGAVKDALRFMATVGIDNDRGVETADVYTSHEGLSLDYEQCLTRELRHPVPTKATWTENYSATGFYATSAHFLWIGDRTRQIDGAHVEFFRGIQNPIGIKIGPSMASNELVALLDVVNPAREVGKVTLISRYGAAKVAEFLPGHIAAVQASGHIPVWQCDPMHGNTQSTPSGVKTRHFEDILSELKQALEIHRAAGSFLGGMHLELTGEAVTECVGGAAGLTEDGLMERYTTFCDPRLNEKQALELAFLVASFYREAQD; this is encoded by the exons atggcggactGGAGTCCTACCT CGTGGGTGAACAAGCCCATCAAGCAAGATGTGGTCTACGAAGATGCGGAAGGGATGAAAGAGGCATTATCGAAGTTGCAGAGGTTGCCTCCGCTGGTAACCACACAGGAG ATTGTCAGGCTCAAAGAGAGCTTGCGCAATGTCGCTCTCGGCAAAGCTTTTGTGCTTCAAGGCG GTGACTGTGCGGAGTTATTTGACTACTGCAACCAAGACATGATCGAGGCCAAGGTTAAGCTGTTGCTTCAGATGAGCTTGGTTTTAATTTGGG GCGCCAACAAGCCCGTCATCCGTATCGCCCGCATTGCGGGCCAATTCGCGAA ACCACGCTCCAAACCCACCGAAATGGTCAATGGCGTCGAGCTCCCCGCTTTCCGCGGCGACAACATCAACGGATACAGCGCAGACGCCGAGTCACGACGACCCGACCCGTCCCGCCTCGTCTCAGCATACTTCCACTCGGCCGCAACGCTGAACTGGCTCCGCGCGGCGCTATCATCCGGTCTCGCCGATCTGCACTCACCCTTGGACTGGGGCCTCGGCCATGTGCGCACCCCCTCGATCAAAGAACAATACTCGCGGATCGTGGGCGCTGTCAAGGATGCCCTGCGATTCATGGCCACAGTCGGCATCGACAACGACCGCGGCGTCGAGACAGCGGACGTGTACACGAGCCACGAGGGCCTCTCGCTGGACTACGAACAGTGTCTAACGCGGGAGCTGCGCCACCCGGTCCCGACGAAAGCAACCTGGACCGAAAACTACTCTGCAACGGGGTTTTACGCGACATCTGCGCACTTCCTCTGGATCGGGGACCGCACACGACAGATCGACGGCGCGCACGTCGAGTTCTTCCGCGGGATCCAAAACCCCATCGGTATCAAAATCGGGCCGAGCATGGCATCCAACGAGCTGGTCGCCCTACTCGACGTGGTCAACCCGGCAAGGGAGGTGGGCAAAGTCACGCTCATCTCGCGGTACGGCGCGGCGAAGGTCGCAGAGTTCCTGCCGGGCCATATCGCCGCCGTGCAGGCGTCGGGCCACATCCCCGTGTGGCAGTGCGATCCCATGCACGGCAATACGCAGTCTACGCCGTCGGGGGTCAAAACGCGCCATTTCGAGGATATTCTGTCGGAGCTAAAGCAGGCGCTTGAGATCCATCGCGCGGCGGGGTCGTTCCTTGGTGGGATGCATCTTGAGCTTACTGGTGAAGCGGTCACGGAGTGTGTGGGTGGTGCGGCTGGGTTGACGGAGGATGGTCTGATGGAGAGATATACTACTTTCTGTGATCCGCGGTTGAATGAGAAGCAGGCACTGGAGTTGGCGTTCCTTGTTGCGTCGTTCTATCGCGAGGCGCAGGATTGA